The following coding sequences lie in one Carassius gibelio isolate Cgi1373 ecotype wild population from Czech Republic chromosome A17, carGib1.2-hapl.c, whole genome shotgun sequence genomic window:
- the adgrf3a gene encoding adhesion G protein-coupled receptor F5: MEQKQLDIRDATVTDIKNTTDCTLNETHKNCSCMPGHNWSEDMCQKYGCCNNSCTLKLNDIALLAQFSTLKYFDSLIINGYRSGSVIVDYTVQIMSSVTIPELDKLARTLENTTLNSTLVTTGLITINGPQKAIDIGSSADITCTPPDILGEVKWFLTDVKNKTTEITEGKEAALTKAASTKTNLPETNIVKLKDISGSWKGTLKCVYQKGFIKHTASTKLDIALLPEIQAMSNPQFPDCRDANNQFDVVIECKILNDGENYSVTWDSNFTNPQKELQSNGNYLSYKLKGTILCVKKKEAETVTCTFTNTKAEKNRIRSQTVEIPIINANSKFCEGEGVWPITKNDYTAQLSCTYNAVGLTSRNCSNQKWGTEISSCVITDLHDVQLAVEILDKGIGFIKDDADRLFRQIQLSTIKETFNSFSNINTSVDIFQAMNSVSKQQSNQWNDTIMPDFVSSISNTLNDTRAWENPETKNTNLSVTFLQTIEEMMHNSNLKSNNSLIYQNVKLVLCSKAKGEHCGGFNSTVSTDDSAVVIGYQNIHEILPEYIGRPLVTNILSVIVNNTNNNHSNRVEMKFDYAEKRERNHEIHCVFWDVNNTMWSSEGCEWGGASNQKLCTCEHNSAFTIMMSQDAETLPYMEELTYAGLGISIVSLVLCLIIEFLVWDTVVKSHISHFRHVALVNISFCLLLAHCGFLASANLKEIPQNWCSFLTVFKHFFFLAVFFWMLCLSFVLLHQLIFVFEQLRKKVFFVLSITVGYVCPLICVATTFITFENGKENEYYSKETCWLIYRGVLKGSIFSFVIPAITIVIVNFFTLVVVILKIVNPTLSESKARDQKDVARSMIKTIVFLSPVLGITWLLGILVLYLDLTQKPYAQIVGYTFTLLNSLQGFLILLTNCLGEKKVCDALMKRFKSKVSMHERNVCFYRCKMHHEHKYMK; this comes from the exons ATGGAGCAGAAACAATTAGACATTAGAGATGCAACTGTAACAGACATCAAAAACACAACAG ATTGCACACTGAACGAGACACATAAGAATTGTTCATGCATGCCCGGACACAACTGGAGTGAGGACATGTGCCAAAAATATGGCTGCTGCAATAACAGCTGCACGCTAAAACTTAATGACATTGCT cTTCTGGCACAATTcagcacactgaaatattttgattCTCTGATTATCAACGGTTACAG GTCTGGCAGTGTGATTGTAGATTATACAGTGCAGATAATGAGTTCAGTTACGATTCCAGAATTGGATAAATTAGCCAGGACACTGGAAAATACAACGTTGAATTCTACACTAGTAACAACAG GCCTCATCACTATTAACGGTCCTCAGAAGGCAATTGACATTGGCTCCTCTGCAGATATAACTTGTACTCCACCAGATATTCTGGGAGAGGTTAAGTGGTTCTTAACAGATGTGAAGAACAAAACAACAGAGATCACAGAAGGAAAAGAGGCCGCCTTGACTAAGGCCGCCTCGACTAAGACCAACTTGCCTGAGACGAACATTGTTAAACTAAAAGATATTTCAGGAAGCTGGAAAG GAACACTTAAATGTGTGTACCAAAAAGGGTTCATAAAACACACAGCAAGTACAAAGCTGGACATAGCACTTCTGCCAGAAATACAGGCTATGAGCAACCCCCAATTTCCTGACTGTAGAGATGCAAATAACCAATTTGAtgttgtaattgagtgcaaaatTTTAAACGACGGCGAAAATTACAGTGTTACATGGGATAGTAATTTTACTAACCCCCAAAAAGAACTAC AAAGCAATGGGAATTATTTATCTTACAAATTAAAGGGGACCATACTCTGTGTAAAGAAAAAAGAGGCAGAGACTGTCACGTGTACATTCACAAACACCAAAGCCGAAAAAAACAGAATCAGATCTCAGACTGTGGAGATTCCCATTATTAATG CCAATTCGAAATTCTGTGAAGGAGAAGGTGTGTGGCCCATCACAAAAAACGATTATACGGCCCAACTGTCTTGTACGTACAATGCTGTTGGTCTGACAAGCAGAAATTGCTCTAACCAAAAATGGGGAACGGAAATCTCTTCTTGTGTGATTACTGACCTACATGATGTTCAACTGGCTGTAGAG ATATTAGATAAAGGTATAGGCTTTATCAAGGACGATGCTGACCGCCTTTTCAGACAAATACAGCTTTCAACCATTAAGGAGACATTCaactcattttcaaatattaatacatCTGTAGACATTTTCCAAGCCATGAACAGTGTTTCTAAACAGCAGTCGAATCAATGGAATGATACCATCATGCCT gACTTTGTAAGCTCTATAAGCAACACTTTGAATGACACACGTGCCTGGGAAAATcctgaaactaaaaacacaaatTTATCTGTAACATTTCTACAGACTATTGAGGAAATGATGCACAATTCAAATCTGAAATCGAATAATtctcttatttatcaaaatgttaAACTGGTGCTCTGTAGTAAGGCCAAAGGGGAACATTGCGGCGGCTTTAATTCCACCGTCAGCACAGACGATAGTGCTGTTGTCATTGGATACCAGAATATTCATGAAATTTTACCAGAGTATATTGGAAGACCCTTAGTGACCAACATCTTGTCAGTTATTGTAAATAATACCAATAACAATCATTCCAACCGTGTTGAAATGAAGTTCGATTACGCTGAAAAAAGAGAAAGGAATCATgaaattcattgtgttttctggGATGTAAATAATACTATGTGGTCTTCAGAGGGGTGTGAATGGGGTGGTGcgtcaaatcaaaagttgtgcacATGTGAACACAATTCTGCATTCACCATAATGATGTCTCAAGATGCAGAGACCCTTCCGTATATGGAGGAACTGACCTACGCTGGTTTAGGAATATCCATCGTCTCACTTGTTCTGTGTTTAATCATTGAGTTTTTGGTGTGGGATACAGTTGTAAAGTCACACATCTCACATTTTCGACACGTTGCCTTAGTCAACATCTCTTTCTGCTTGCTGTTGGCACACTGTGGATTTTTAGCATCAGCCAATCTGAAAGAAATCCCCCAAAACTGGTGCTCCTTCCTCACAGtgttcaaacacttttttttcctcgCCGTCTTCTTCTGGATGCTGTGCTTGAGTTTCGTGCTTCTTCACCAACTGATATTTGTCTTTGAGCAGCTGAGGAAAAAGGTTTTTTTCGTATTGTCTATCACTGTCGGTTACGTATGCCCTTTAATATGTGTGGCAACAACCTTCATTACTTTCGAGAACGGTAAAGAAAATGAATACTATTCCAAAGAGACTTGCTGGCTCATATATCGGGGTGTGTTGAAGGGCTCCATCTTTTCCTTTGTAATTCCTGCCATAACTATTGTGATTGTAAACTTTTTTACACTGGTTGTGGTGATTTTGAAGATAGTAAATCCTACTTTGTCGGAGTCAAAGGCACGGGACCAAAAGGATGTTGCCAGGAGTATGATTAAGACAATAGTTTTCCTAAGCCCTGTCCTGGGAATAACTTGGCTCCTCGGAATTTTGGTGCTGTACCTTGATCTTACACAAAAACCTTATGCCCAAATTGTGGGCTACACATTTACATTGTTGAATTCACTGCAG GGCTTTTTGATACTGCTGACAAACTGCTTGGGAGAGAAAAAG GTTTGTGATGCACTTATGAAGCGTTTCAAATCCAAGGTTAGTATGCACGAGAGAAATGTCTGCTTTTACAGATGCAAAATGCATCATGAacataaatacatgaaataa